Proteins encoded together in one Amblyomma americanum isolate KBUSLIRL-KWMA chromosome 1, ASM5285725v1, whole genome shotgun sequence window:
- the LOC144105683 gene encoding uncharacterized protein LOC144105683 yields the protein MPPRLQRFFMCLMPFNISLLYVLGRDLALADALSRIRCDSDEPPESELENVATHATAGLSTLVSDTTAKRMAKETSEDDELRTAPLEAGQAPCELLMGRRLRARLPDFADRRAPEVKKHTQAHPQRRPLEALGEHDTVRLLDKGGWTTKALAENAVAPRSYMVRKKDVNQLRRNRQHLLRTNEEFDPSLETIPDCTEDSASDCASLPGLRHHRSPWATRAPRVTIKPRLPTRLKSILSQGNIVLWKP from the exons ATGCCTCCTCGCCTGCAGCGTTTCTTTATGTGCCTCATGCCGTTCAACATTTCTCTGCTGTACGTCCTAGGGAGAGACCTTGCTCTGGCCGATGCTCTCTCAAGAATCCGATGCGACAGCGATGAGCCAcctgaaagcgaactagaaaatgtgGCCACCCATGCAACGGCCGGCCTCTCCACTCTCGTCAGCGACACAACAGCCAAGCGGATGGCAAAAGAAACGAGTGAAGACGACGAGCTAAG GACAGCACCACTCGAGGCCGGACAAGCCCCGTGCGAGCTACTCATGGGCAGGAGGTTAAGAGCGAGGCTGCCTGACTTCGCAGACCGTAGGGCACCAGAGGTCAAAAAGCACACCCAAGCCCACCCTCAGAGACGTCCACTAGAAGCACTCGGCGAGCATGACACCGTTAGGCTGCTCGACAAGGGAGGGTGGACCACAAAGGCCCTCGCAGAAAACGCCGTCGCCCCTCGCTCATACATGGTCCGTAAAAAAGACGTGAATCAGCTTCGTCGCAACCGTCAACATCTGCTGCGAACAAACGAAGAGTTCGACCCctcactggaaaccattcctgactGTACGGAAGACAGTGCTAGCGACTGTGCTTCTCTTCCAGGCTTGCGGCACCACAGGAGTCCCTGGGCAACTCGAGCCCCACGTGTGACGATCAAGCCACGGCTGCCCACACGCCTCAAGAGCATCCTGAGCCAGGGCAACATAGTCCTCTGGAAACCATGA